The following coding sequences are from one Apodemus sylvaticus chromosome X, mApoSyl1.1, whole genome shotgun sequence window:
- the Pls3 gene encoding plastin-3, producing the protein MDEMATTQISKDELDELKEAFAKVDLNSNGFICDYELHELFKEANMPLPGYKVREIIQKLMLDGDRNKDGKISFNEFVYIFQEVKSSDIAKTFRKAINRKEGICALGGTSELSSEGTQHSYSEEEKYAFVNWINKALENDPDCRHVIPMNPNTDDLFKAVGDGIVLCKMINLSVPDTIDERAINKKKLTPFIIQENLNLALNSASAIGCHVVNIGAEDLRAGKPHLVLGLLWQIIKIGLFADIELSRNEALAALLRDGETLEELMKLSPEELLLRWANFHLENSGWQKINNFSADIKDSKAYFHLLNQIAPKGQKEGEPRIDINMSGFNETDDLKRAESMLQQADKLGCRQFVTPADVVSGNPKLNLAFVANLFNKYPALTKPENQDIDWTLLEGETREERTFRNWMNSLGVNPHVNHLYADLQDALVILQLYERIKVPVDWSKVNKPPYPKLGANMKKLENCNYAVELGKSPAKFSLVGIGGQDLNDGNSTLTLALMWQLMRRYTLNVLEDLGEGQKANDDIIVNWVNKTLSEAGKTTSIQSFKDKTVSSSLPVVDLIDAIQPGCINYDLVKSGNLTEEDKHNNAKYAVSMARRIGARVYALPEDLVEVKPKMVMTVFACLMGRGMKRV; encoded by the exons ATCTCAACAGCAATGGATTCATTTGTGACTATGAACTTCATGAGCTTTTCAAAGAAGCTAATATGCCATTGCCCGGATATAAAGtgagagaaattattcaaaaactCATGCTGGATGGTGACAGAAATAAAGATGGGAAGATAAGCTTtaatgaatttgtttat ATTTTCCAAGAGGTAAAGAGCAGTGACATTGCAAAAACCTTCCGCAAAGCCATCAACAGGAAAGAAGGGATTTGTGCTCTGGGAGGAACTTCGGAGCTGTCCAGTGAAGGGACACAGCATTCGTACTCAG aggaagaaaaatatgCATTTGTTAACTGGATAAACAAAGCTTTGGAAAATGATCCCGATTGCAGACACGTCATACCCATGAACCCAAATACTGATGACCTGTTCAAAGCAGTTGGGGATGGAATTGTACTCTG CAAAATGATCAACCTTTCAGTTCCTGATACAATTGATGAGAGAGCAATCAATAAGAAGAAGCTGACACCCTTCATCATCCAG GAAAACCTGAACTTGGCACTGAACTCTGCTTCTGCCATTGGATGTCATGTTGTGAACATTGGTGCCGAGGATCTGCGGGCTGGAAAACCTCATCTGGTTTTGGGCCTGCTCTGGCAGATTATTAAGATTGGCTTGTTTGCTGACATTGAATTAAGCAGGAATGAAG CACTGGCAGCTTTGCTTCGAGATGGCGAGACTCTGGAGGAGCTTATGAAACTGTCTCCAGAAGAGCTTCTGCTGAGATGGGCCAACTTCCATCTGGAAAACTCAGGCTGGCAGAAGATCAATAACTTCAGTGCTGACATCAAG GATTCCAAAGCCTATTTCCATCTGCTCAATCAAATTGCACcaaaaggacagaaggaaggggaaCCACGGATAGACATTAACATGTCTGGTTTTAAT GAAACAGATGATTTGAAGAGAGCCGAAAGTATGCTTCAACAAGCAGATAAATTAGGTTGCAGACAGTTTGTTACCCCGGCTGATGTTGTCAGCGGAAACCCCAAACTGAACTTGGCTTTTGTAGCTAACCTCTTTAATAAATATCCAGCACTCACTAAACCTGAAAACCAGGATATTGACTGGACTCTTCTGGAAG GGGAAACTCGCGAAGAAAGAACCTTCCGCAACTGGATGAACTCTCTTGGGGTTAATCCCCATGTCAACCATCTCTATGC TGACCTGCAGGATGCCCTGGTGATCTTACAGCTCTACGAGAGAATTAAAGTTCCTGTGGATTGGAGCAAGGTTAACAAGCCTCCATACCCAAAGCTGGGGGCCAACATGAAAAAG TTAGAAAACTGTAACTATgcggttgaattagggaagagtCCAGCTAAATTCTCCTTGGTTGGCATTGGAGGACAAGACCTGAATGATGGGAACTCTACCTTGACCTTGGCTCTAATGTGGCAGCTGATGAGAAG GTATACTCTTAATGTTCTGGAAGACCTTGGAGAGGGTCAGAAAGCAAATGATGACATCATTGTAAACTGGGTCAACAAAACATTGAGTGAAGCTGGAAAGACAACTTCCATTCAGAGTTTTAAG GACAAGACAGTCAGCTCCAGTTTGCCAGTGGTGGATTTAATTGACGCCATCCAGCCAGGCTGCATTAACTATGACCTTGTGAAGAGTGGGAATCTGACAGAAGAGGACAAGCACAATAACGCCAA GTATGCAGTGTCAATGGCTAGACGAATTGGAGCCAGAGTCTATGCTCTCCCCGAAGACCTTGTCGAAGTGAAACCGAAGATGGTCATGACCGTGTTTGCCTGTTTGATGGGCAGAGGGATGAAGAGAGTGTAA